The following DNA comes from Populus trichocarpa isolate Nisqually-1 chromosome 19, P.trichocarpa_v4.1, whole genome shotgun sequence.
GTCATGAAAATGTCTTTCTGTTTGCGAACTCTGAACAGATAACACATACACCAATACCCTCCACACAGCCTACACACCTTCCACCCTTGCATCCTCCCTAATTCTTTCAGCCTACCACTTTACCAACCGGCCCAAACAACACCCCTGTTCTGCCCTCTACCGCACCCCAACAGACCCCCCACTTGCCCACAGCTTCTACCTCCGCTTCGCCCCCATCTAGCCCTGCCATACTGTCACCAGCTGCTTGCTTTTCAAATGATCATTATACAAGAACAGGTTCCCCATCACTAGATACTCTTGCCTTCAGGTCTGATGCTGCATAACAGCCTAATTTTGCAGCAGCTTCGCCGGTGTCTGCTGCATAAACCAGTCCCTCCACCGCCTCCCCAGCCGACCTGCAGCCCTGTGTAGACCTTTCCTCGTATCCTCTCCAGCAACTTCCAGGTACTAGCTCTCCTTCTCCACACCCAGCTACTCACCAACACACATGGTTCTCCGTCCTCGACAACCCAAGACATCACTGTCCACGGCAACTACCACCGTCTCTGCTGCCTCCTTCAGTCGGGTAGTTTCTCTTCCTACTCATGAGCCATATGTTTTTAATGATGCTAACAGGTATGAGGCATGGCATAGTGCTATACGCGAGGAAATTTAGGCCTTACGTGCTAATAGAACTTAGACCTTAGTATCATTTCACCCTTCGATGAATGTTGTTAGTAGTCAATGGGTGTACAAGATTAAACGCAGATCTGATGGCAACATTGAGAGGTATAAGGCGTGTCTAGTTGCTAAAGGTTTCACTTAGCAAGAAGGTATTGATTACTCTGAAACCTTTAGTTCAGTTATCAAACACGCGACTGTTAGATTAGTCTTCTTCATTGTCATTTTGTGTGATTGGAAAATTCATCAGCTTGATATCCATAATGCCTTCCTCAATGGCGTTCTTGATGAGGAGGTCTGcatgaaacaacctccaggttttgttgactctGCTCTCTCCTCTCATGTGTGTCAATTGTATAAGtctctatatggtttaaaacaggctcTACGGCCTTGGTACACTCGTCTGAATGACTTCCTGCTATCTATTAGTTTTCGTGCCTTTAAGGTGGATAGCTCCTTATTTATCTTCTCTATTGGTGTTGATATTTGTTATCTTCTagtctatgttgatgatattctgttTACGGGTAGCAACTCTCTTCTGCTTCAACACCTCATCCAGCTACTGAGCTCAGAATTTAAGCTTCGCAACTTAGGTACTGTTCATTACTTTTTTCGTATTGAGGTTACGCCTACTGGTATGGGTCTTATGCTCTGACAACATAAATATACACTTGACATTCTCACTCGGGCTGGTATGTTATCTTGCAAACCTGTTGATACTCCTATCTCGACATCCAAAGCTACCATACTGTCAGATCCTTTGTTTTCTAATGCTACACGCTTTCGTCAAATTATGGATGCTCTTCAATATCTCACTTTTACGAGACCagatattttctttgttgttaacagagtctgtcagtttatgcatgctcccaCAGATTCTCATTGAGTTGTCGTTAAACGCATCTTGCATTATCTTAAGGGTACGACAACACATGGCCTCCATATTACTCGTAGTTATTCCTTTGCCTTATATGGCtttacagatgcagattgggcaggtaGTGTTAATGATAGAAAATCTACAGGTGGTTATCTTGTGTTCTTTGGTCAGACGCTGATTTTGTGGAAATCAGGTAAGCAACGTACAGTTGCCCGTTCATCTACTAAAGCTGAGTGCAAAGTCTTGGCCGATGGCACTGCTGAGGTTATCTGGCTTAAGTATTTATTAACAGATCTTCAGATTTCATCTATTTCTACTCCTATCATTTGGTGTGATAACCTTAGTACCACTTATTTGTCTACGAATCTTGTTTTCATGCTCGCacaaaacatgttgaggttgattatcattttatcCAAGATAGAGTTGCGAAAAAGGAGATTCAGATTCGTTTTATTTCCTCTCAGGATCAACTTACTGATGTCTTTACTAAGCCACTTCCTATTGCTTCGTTTACTGCTTTTTGTTTCAAGCTTCGGGTTGATCctccaccctcagcttgagAGGGCATATTAATGTatctatataggaaatattgtagtcATACTATCATACTCTTATGTTGTAACTCTCACCATTACTATTATATATTGtcgtacatatatatatataaagaaggcTGGTTAACCAATAGGTTAAGTCttctaattattctcaacttatATGAACCTATAAGAAGTTTTAGAATAGTTTTATAAGTAATTCTTTCATTATAAACAtgcataataaataatatttattatcttataacttcatatttttacataaaatataccttgattcataataaattctttaagagatttaaattctaaatctaatttgataaaaaaaaaattgaggatatTTCATCTTTCCAAACCAAGttcttaatctaaaaaattagagtttgtTCATCGTATTAAATTCTTCATAGTAAATTAGTATAGATAAATATCATCAAAccatagtaaataaataaaataaaaataatatagtttatctCAGGTAAAAAGAATGTTAATATCTTTTTCGATATGCAACCATTTCAATGCCTAGAATAACAAAAgtttctctaaaaaaacaattaaaatttctaatagGCATAGTAATAGATGGCACCTCCTCGAATAACAGAAAGCCCTTCTACACCCCGTACAGGAAGGTTACACTAATAGCACGATAACAAAAGTTACGATGTTCaatctttgaaatttatttagagGAAATTTGCTTTTGCATCATTTCTTTTGTCTTTATACTGCTTCTTGAATTGACTCATGCTTACAAGTTGTGCATGTTCGAATGACAAGTTGCTTTTGCTTTGCTTCCGAGAAGCTGTTTGTTTACGTggtaattttaacttttaaagcAAACGGCGTAAACATTATATTTGGTAACGGAAAAAAACACTTGACTGTTTGTGCGGGACCCATGTATTTTGGGTTGAAATTGCTGGTTCCCACACAGCAGCTGAGAGCTGCTTCTCGTGTCTGCCAGGTGAATAATTCATCTGGGCACTGTTCACTTTAAGAGTGAATAGTGCCATGATTCTAACTAAATggcattgttcacgtgaacagtgtcTCCACTATTTATTGGACCGTGTCtgaccagtaaaaaaaattatttttttaaaattgtattttatttgaaaaactagtgtttaatattatttaataacactatataaattaggaGAACATCGCATGATGACAtagcatttgtggaatttgattgtaattctaattttgtttctgatgaaattttacctaattttgttgcacgctcaaaaaaccatggaaactatagtttttatcagatgaatttcatacatgatgaaattgtagataagttaatggtataataaaaaatatttgatataaagtattatttatttaatgatgtaataatggtagttaaatctacaatatttaaattaaaaatcatcaatattaatatatatcttttttaattattttataaccttaatttgaaaacaatgtttaaccaaacaccttaaactactttttattcaacctcaatttcaaccatagttttaaccaaacatatataaatatcaaaccaacctcaatcaaaagtacttttttataaaataacttttttcaaaccacaaccataaaagttaccgcaatatcaaacacacatgAGTTCTGCTGCTTTCGGCAGGGACAACAAAGAGGAACTAGTTAACTAGGAAGATTAGGACATAGTTATTAAGTCGGGATTGGTCTGGTGGTTGAACTGGAATCTGGTTGATTTGGTAGTTGAACCGGTTTGAGTAAGATAAAATACCGGCATGAGCAAAAACCTAGCAAAACCCGGTTGACCTGTTGGGTTGACCAGTAACCCGGGCGACCAGGAAAAACCCGGTAGAGACccgttttttttcaaatgtgttttttttcctagccAAAAACccctcttttttatattttttatagttggtTATTCACCCTTTTCAaagttaactatataaatactagaagaatattttatttttttcaatgtgagatttaaaACCCtctagtatatatactctatgttcaaaagaaaaaggttatattttttcaatgtgggataaaaaaaaatattttagtttaaatattcaacttaaaaggataacataatatctttttaatgtagaataaaaaatattttgaaataattttttaaattttattatttacaacatatataaCTTATAAttacatgaattgtttcttaatttttcatatgaaatattaaaatttcaaatatatattttttaattttttcaggttgATTCAGGTTAATTTAGATAAATCCATATAACCCGTGATCCAATTTCTTAATCGGTCAATCCCAAATCAGGACTACAAAAGTAAACAGGTGCCACGAATCATTATCTGCTCTCTTTCTCCCTCTCTGTCTGTGAGTTTGTGGTTGTTGAAACTAAAAGAAATCCTAGTTTCTAACAGTTCATAGATGCAAAGACAGACAAGAAACAAATAGAAGACAGTACAACATACAGTTAAACACCGTTTggtattatggtttttttttttttttcaacagcaGAAATAAATCGTTTCTGGTATTTGCTTTGACCGCAcgtattatttcttttaaattttggttttgtaaaaattaaaataacataatttttttttataaaaaattatttttcatttattttatataaaaaccccCATCTcaaagtaatttaattaaatatatttttaaaaaatataaaagtaacaTACTCAGcaaatttatttgagaaaaatagtatagaagcaaaaaaaaacaaagtatagTAACAAAAGTTATGGCAATGGTACtgctataaatatttatttttttttatttttaatttgaaagcaACGGAAATATATTGTCGCAACCTTCTAAAATGTATGCttgatattgtaataatttatacagtgatagtttaaaaaatataaattaagaaaatcatctattacatatatatagtatctgaattttttaatttgataaatcagGGATAAATCTCCATAAATCACAACGTATTTTCTCAAAAACACTAGtacttaaatatttaaaatgaaaaaaatatattttgccaAGTTTTTCTAATTGACAACTATTACAAAGATGTTCCATCTTCATAACTCTTGTAATGtcaatcaatcatttattttttaataactacatgaatgaaaattaaaaatgtccTTGATGCTAAACTTTTGTTGAGCCagttttaaaaagataattaaaatgcAATTTTGACGAGTTGTGTAAGATATAAAAATCTTGTTTCCTGTtccttaacataaaaattaatatctaaaaactcACATATCATAGGAAATGGTTTGGAAGCTAATTTccacaaaatagattttttgtcaaattaggaataaataaaatattattgatagataatttagtattttcttgtttaatgaTTGAATCTTCAATACCAACaataggggaaaaaaaaaaacattgccaataacaacaaaatcaataCGAAAATATTCTTGATTTTCAGTTAATATACATCAATATCTAATGTCTATATTGTGTCTGCAATGTATTgtctaaaaaaaaggtttttaaaatataatagtaaAAGTTATCACAGAGCATCAAACAGGAAGATAAATATCATTAAAGGTGGTTGTATAAAACTTTATTTGCTATTACTGAACAGCTCTGCCTTATAAAAACTGAAACAAGATACTTTGTGGGCTTATTACATGATTAAAGGCTTGCAATGCACAACTGAGTCGCAGTAAATGCTGTTATGTAATCAAAATATGTATgtgaaaagaatatatatatttttttggttagtgattgtaaaatttatattaataaataatttatattattttataacatatccttcttcaaataaaaattatttaaacttaaaactGACATAGAATTATACTATCTTGTACATCAATAAAATTCTGATCCATGCCTCTTCTGCTTCAAGCAAGTCCAGCATAAGGCCATTCAATTGTACATACTGGACTTACTCAAATTGAACAGCGACTACTTGCTGTTAAAAAGGAAGAGTTGATAATTTGGAGGCAATTTCACTGTCAGAAGACAAGTTAACAAGAATCCTACACGGGCAAGGTTTTTACCATATTTTCAGTCAGAAAATGAAGAGTATCCTCATGAAACCAGTCTGCTGCGTCTATTAGGAGGTTCTTGTAGAACAACTTCTCTGCCCATCCATTGTAGCAAGTGACCTAATCCAGGTTTTACAGGAAACTATCACAGATTATATGTCCATGACCAATCAAAGCAAATGAACACAATAGGAATGCATTTATATCATTTGGAAAAATAGTCATTTTCCCTACAAGGAAGATAAGGGGGATTTAGCATTGCCACCACCATTTGACTGCTCCTTAAACGTGCTATCCAGCTCCTTCACAAATCTTTCCATAGCCGGAGTCGGTAAGCAAAGGGTCATAAGAACACCATCTTCTCCTTTCTTAGTCCTATATGGTATCTGAAAGCTTGCCACATTACCCTTAGCAGGCCCGGCATACTTCGGCTTACCCCAACCTAAGTTCATCTCTGCAAACATTGCACGAGTCACATCCGACACTAGGTAAGACCGCACCATTGTGTACCAAGGTCTACCTTTAATCACCAACAGATCAGCCACTGATCGCATGTACTCTTCAGTCACATTGGCCTTGGCCTTCCTGACTAATTCCAACGTAAAGCCTAAAGAATTTCGTGAGATTTCTCCCGCTGTTGCCATTGCCACTGAGTATGCTATGCAGTTTCCATAATAACCTCTAGGTAACGGAGGGTTAAATCTATTGCGAGCATTGACAATGCATAGTATCCGCATCTCATCATTTGGGTTTGGTTGAAGTGCAATGGTTCGGCACCTCCACAAAAACGCAGTCAATACATCAAATGTGGAGCAATGGCGAAGGTGTAGTGGGGCAAAGCCACGAATAGCAGATATGTTAGCAGCTCCAAAAAAGAATGAACGATGGGTCTTCTTAGTAAGCGGAACGTTGTCAGTGGTGTCATCAACCAGTTGATCATACTCGTGGTGTAAGCAGGTTACCTGAGGTGGGTTCCTTGCATTTAAAACGTCCCTTTCCCAAACTGGTTGGATAGAGGGAGTCTGTGCTCCATGCACCATCTCACACATGGCTGACAAAAATTGGTTTAGGCCAGTACCGTCACTCATGGTGTGGTTCAGACGGATGGCAAAGACAATTCCGCCGCACTTGAGACGCGTCACCTGTCGTTTTATACAGACAAACCATCTGTTAGTTTAATCAACTCCTCATGGAACTTGTTGATCTGTTTTAACTGCGATAATATGCAACCTCAAGCGCTGCATCCATGTAGTTAATCTATGTTCAAAAATCGGTTCTGTCGGGACATTATGAATTTCTTCGCTATGATTAGAAAAGAATATCTGTAAACCTATATCAAATGCTATTAATTGCTTTTCATTATGCAAacgaagattaaaaaaaacaaaaaacacccTCTTCCAGATGCTCTGTAGTCTGCCATTCAATTATATGCAGACCTCCCCTTCCCCACACATTATTCTAGTGGAAATATATAATGGATACATGTAATcttccctttaaaaaaaagaaaaaaaaaacaacaagaagaatagaaacaaaaaggttACACAAggacattaattatttttttcatttcaatcatcaattttgttttctatttgattagtttgagattgtgatttgttatttgttttgatattggCTACTCGTAGTATCATCGAGAAACAAATTGGATTCTTGTTTGATGCTcgatttcataaaattaaatataattttatttatttaagataatataGCTAGTGGGACCAAATTTAACAATAGAGAAATATTAAATCCTTTTCTTGCAAACATTAAGTACTAAATTGAAGGGTAAGTTTCCAAACATTTTGGACTCTTCTTTGGGATGGGATCATTCTCTCTttcaaatcttcttcttttgctgCTTGTTTTACTACTCGTACTTTTCTTCTACATCCATTTTAACTTGTCCATACTTGAGAAATACAGTTAAATTTCGTTGGGTGGTGTTGTTTCATGAGTTGTACTCtaattttgtgttaaaaaaaacagagaaggatGATCCTGCTTTGTAAACTAAGATAGAATCGATGATCCATAAGTAAGCAACATACACAGGAGACAAACCTGAATAAGCAGCAGAGGGCAGTTTATCATCCCGCTGGAGCCAGGCACGTCAAAGAGGAGCTCCTCCAGGCAAGGAATTGGAGGATAGAGCGCATTACCAAACTGCTCAAGCGTAACATCGGCATCAGCCTCAATAAACAAAATACCCTCACCTGTACACTCCACTAAGAGCTTACGCTTAGGCCCTTCTCTAAGCCTACCAGCAAATGGATAGTAAAACACCAGTGTTTTAGCAAGTGCTTCCTTAATGACCTCAACAGGATCCCTCCTCTGCATTGAAGGATCGTAAGGGTAAAAATAAATGAGTGGAATTTGGACTCTGAGACCATCTTGATCATCTATGTCTGAAAGAGGTTTGAGTTCATGTGGGGTTGGCTCAGAAGGGGTGATCAGAACTGGTTCCCGTCTAGACACCTTGAACACTAGTGGGGTGGGTGGTGTTGCCATGGCAGAGAACcagagatgatttttttatttatttttattttggttcatcTTGAACGCTGGCATCAATATTTATCGGGAGCCGATATCAAGATTTGAGACGGCATCCAAACATTAAACAAGGAATAAATAATTGTGACGGtgctttttcttataaaaaaatcaatttgtttgtgCTGACTGCTGAGGAATAAACGAAGTGGAATAAAAGTCAATTCTAAATGGGCGAGTGCTCGAACGGAGTGAGATGAAGAACCAGTCCATCTTACAAGCATTAAAGGaaaagagtttttaaaaataaataaataaatgatccCAAACAGCCAATCACTTTGTAGAGACcgtttgacattgtgtttgtaattgcgtttcatcaaattttgaaattttttttttttactaaaattgagtgtggtttgtactttttgaatggttttgatgtgctaatatcaaaaataatttttaaaaaatgaaaaaacatcattggcatgtatttcggcgtGAAATGCTATTTGAAAAGTAAacgctaccacactgccaaacacactctatAGAGTCGTTTGTGGCCCTTTTGTGGCCACTAATCTTCTTACATGGCCTCGACTCACCCTCTCTTCTCTTTACTCTCACTTTTCAACTATCCAACTCTccaaaagtattatttttttcttatttatataattattaattttaaaatcattaaaattaatcaattacaTATAAGTTGGtctaaatattcatattaatttttaaaaaatatatattatttttttgtctactaacaatta
Coding sequences within:
- the LOC18108005 gene encoding benzyl alcohol O-benzoyltransferase isoform X1, whose product is MATPPTPLVFKVSRREPVLITPSEPTPHELKPLSDIDDQDGLRVQIPLIYFYPYDPSMQRRDPVEVIKEALAKTLVFYYPFAGRLREGPKRKLLVECTGEGILFIEADADVTLEQFGNALYPPIPCLEELLFDVPGSSGMINCPLLLIQVTRLKCGGIVFAIRLNHTMSDGTGLNQFLSAMCEMVHGAQTPSIQPVWERDVLNARNPPQVTCLHHEYDQLVDDTTDNVPLTKKTHRSFFFGAANISAIRGFAPLHLRHCSTFDVLTAFLWRCRTIALQPNPNDEMRILCIVNARNRFNPPLPRGYYGNCIAYSVAMATAGEISRNSLGFTLELVRKAKANVTEEYMRSVADLLVIKGRPWYTMVRSYLVSDVTRAMFAEMNLGWGKPKYAGPAKGNVASFQIPYRTKKGEDGVLMTLCLPTPAMERFVKELDSTFKEQSNGGGNAKSPLSSL
- the LOC18108005 gene encoding benzyl alcohol O-benzoyltransferase isoform X3, which encodes MATPPTPLVFKVSRREPVLITPSEPTPHELKPLSDIDDQDGLRVHIPLILFYPYDHSMQRRDPVQVIKEALAKTLVFYYPFAGRLREGPKRKLLVECTGEGILFIEADADVTLEQFGNALYPPIPCLEELLFDVPGSSGMINCPLLLIQVTRLKCGGIVFAIRLNHTMSDGTGLNQFLSAMCEMVHGAQTPSIQPVWERDVLNARNPPQVTCLHHEYDQLVDDTTDNVPLTKKTHRSFFFGAANISAIRGFAPLHLRHCSTFDVLTAFLWRCRTIALQPNPNDEMRILCIVNARNRFNPPLPRGYYGNCIAYSVAMATAGEISRNSLGFTLELVRKAKANVTEEYMRSVADLLVIKGRPWYTMVRSYLVSDVTRAMFAEMNLGWGKPKYAGPAKGNVASFQIPYRTKKGEDGVLMTLCLPTPAMERFVKELDSTFKEQSNGGGNAKSPLSSL
- the LOC18108005 gene encoding benzyl alcohol O-benzoyltransferase isoform X2, translated to MATPPTPLVFKVSRREPVLITPSEPTPHELKPLSDIDDQDGLRVQIPLIYFYPYDPSMQRRDPVEVIKEALAKTLVFYYPFAGRLREGPKRKLLVECTGEGILFIEADADVTLEQFGNALYPPIPCLEELLFDVPGSSGMINCPLLLIQVTRLKCGGIVFAIRLNHTMSDGTGLNQFLSAMCEMVHGAQTPSIQPVWERDVLNARNPPQVTCLHHEYDQLVDDTTDNVPLTKKTHRSFFFGAANISAIRGFAPLHLRHCSTFDVLTAFLWRCRTIALQPNPNDEMRILCIVNARNRFNPPLPRGYYGNCIAYSVAMATAGEISRNSLGFTLELVRKAKANVTEEYMRSVADLLVIKGRPWYTMVRSYLVSDVTRAMFAEMNLGWGKPKYAGPAKGNVASFQIPYRTKKGEDGVLMTLCLPTPAMERFVKELDSTFKEQSNGGGNAKSPLSSL